In Dromiciops gliroides isolate mDroGli1 chromosome 4, mDroGli1.pri, whole genome shotgun sequence, one DNA window encodes the following:
- the GPR61 gene encoding G-protein coupled receptor 61, whose translation MASVPVLGRASPERGPPHFPPGCSLQWSHSAYCQLFVVVFAVLYFLLPLLLILVAYCSMFRVARVAAMQHGPLPTWMETPRRRSESLSSRSTMVTSSGPPRTTPHRTFGGGKAAVVLLAVGGQFLLCWLPYFSFHLYVALSAQPLPTQQVESVVTWIGYFCFTSNPFFYGCLNRQIRGELSKQFVCFFKPSPEEELRLPSREGSIEENFLQFLQGTGCATEPWAPQTPVSPKQEPPAVDFRIPGQIAEETSEFLEQQLPSDITVSDGYLHPTLSPQPEP comes from the coding sequence ATGGCCTCTGTGCCAGTGTTGGGGAGGGCCTCACCAGAGCGTGGGCCCCCTCATTTCCCTCCTGGCTGCTCCCTCCAGTGGAGCCACAGTGCCTACTGCCAACTCTTTGTGGTAGTCTTTGCTGTGCTTTATTTCCTGCTGCCCCTGCTCCTCATTCTTGTGGCCTACTGCAGTATGTTCCGTGTGGCCCGAGTGGCTGCCATGCAGCATGGGCCCTTGCCAACATGGATGGAGACTCCACGCCGGCGATCTGAGTCGCTCAGCAGCCGTTCTACCATGGTCACCAGCTCAGGGCCCCCTCGGACCACCCCCCATAGGACGTTTGGTGGGGGGAAGGCAGCTGTGGTCCTGCTGGCTGTGGGGGGCCAGTTCCTTCTTTGCTGGCTACCCTATTTCTCCTTCCACCTTTATGTTGCTCTGAGTGCCCAGCCCCTTCCTACACAACAGGTAGAGAGTGTGGTGACCTGGATTGGCTACTTCTGTTTCACTTCCAATCCTTTCTTCTATGGCTGCCTCAATCGACAGATCAGGGGGGAGCTCAGCAAGCAATTTGTTTGCTTCTTCAAGCCGTCCCCAGAGGAAGAGTTGAGGCTGCCCAGCCGGGAGGGCTCCATAGAGGAGAACTTCCTGCAGTTCCTTCAGGGGACTGGTTGTGCCACTGAGCCGTGGGCTCCTCAAACCCCAGTCAGCCCAAAGCAGGAACCACCAGCTGTGGACTTCCGAATCCCAGGCCAGATTGCCGAAGAGACTTCTGAGTTCTTGGAGCAGCAGCTTCCTAGTGACATCACTGTGTCAGATGGCTACCTCCATCCGACTCTCTCACCCCAGCCTGAACCATGA